Proteins from a genomic interval of Thamnophis elegans isolate rThaEle1 chromosome 2, rThaEle1.pri, whole genome shotgun sequence:
- the LOC116502685 gene encoding zinc finger protein 708-like isoform X2 has translation MVEIRDPEGMRHPSNSSLEMFCSRISQDISNQDTTRGKNSRKLAISKCGAETVVETPIQEGLVSFEEVAVYFSEEEWSQLDPDQKALHWEVMMENYRNVASLGNNRQAHKESKDSFQVVRHGDVMEKPEIQMKFQRQKRSHSNNWNKESSSSIDAHIQFLEQPRKVKKKGIGKGIRLSKQTLDVNGEYLTQAKGQDCIYKDNGKQYNWTFTLSQENVSLRSHKSIHVAEKQNKSLEHGKSFSENKTLTIHKRIHTEEKPFKCIECGKGFSKPSELSSHKRIHTGEKPFKCMECGKNFSSNSSLSSHKRIHTGEKPYKCMECGKSFRTNSDFTCHKRIHTGEKPFKCMECGKGFNKSSELSSHKRIHTGEKRYKCIECGKGFSKPSELSSHKRIHTGEKPFKCMECGKNFSSNSSLSSHKRIHTGEKPYKCMECGKSFRTNSDLTSHKRIHTGEKPFKCMECGKGFNKSSELSSHKRIHTGEKRYKCMECGKNFSSSSSLSSHKRIHTGEKPYKCTDCGRVFRQSSILTSHKRIHTGEKPYKCMECGRCFCEHSTLISHKRIHSGEKPFKCIDCGRVFRQSSSLTSHKRIHTGEKPYKCMECERCFSEYSHLISHKRTHTGEKPFKCTDCGQCFSRPNMLTSHKRIHRDVEPIFETERDLGENVC, from the exons ATGGTGGAGATCAGAGATCCTGAGGGAATGAGGCATCCATCCAATTCATCTCTTGAAATGTTTTGCAGTAGGATCTCTCAGGATATTTCAAATCAAGACACAACCAGAG GAAAGAATAGTAGAAAATTGGCAATTTCCAAATGTGGAGCTGAAACAGTGGTTGAAACTCCAATTCAG GAGGGCCTTGTCTCCTTCGAGGAGGTGGCTGTGTATTTCTCCGAGGAGGAGTGGTCTCAGCTGGATCCTGACCAAAAAGCTCTGCATTGGGAAGTCATGATGGAAAATTACAGGAATGTGGCCTCTCTTG GTAATAACAGGCAGGCCCATAAAGAGTCTAAGGATTCCTTCCAAGTGGTCAGACATGGAGATGTAATGGAGAAgcctgaaattcaaatgaaattcCAGAGGCAGAAGAGAAGTCATTCAAATAATTGGAATAAGGAAAGCTCATCTTCCATTGATGCTCATATACAGTTTCTTGAGCAAccaagaaaagtaaagaaaaaaggtATTGGGAAAGGTATAAGACTATCCAAACAAACATTAGATGTAAATGGAGAGTATCTGACCCAAGCCAAAGGACAAGATTGTATATACAAAGACAATGGAAAACAATACAATTGGACTTTCACACTTTCTCAAGAAAATGTGTCTCTTAGATCACATAAAAGTATCCACGTGGCAGAGAAGCAGAATAAATCCCTAGAGCATGGAAAAAGCTTCAGTGAAAACAAGACTCTTACTattcataaaaggatccacacagaggaaaaaccatttaaatgcatTGAGTGTGGAAAGGGATTCAGCAAGCCCAGTGAGCTTAGttcccacaaaaggatccacacaggggagaaaccatttaaatgcatggagtgtggaaagaactttagTTCCAACAGTAGTCTTTCTTCccacaaaagaatccacacaggggagaagccatataaatgcatggagtgtggaaagagcttcagaacaAACAGTGATTTTACatgccataaaaggatccacacaggggagaaaccatttaaatgcatggagtgtggaaaggggtTCAACAAGTCCAGTGAGCTTAGttcccacaaaaggatccacacaggagagaagcgaTATAAATGCATTGAGTGTGGAAAGGGATTCAGCAAGCCCAGTGAGCTTAGttcccacaaaaggatccacacaggggagaaaccatttaaatgcatggagtgtggaaagaactttagTTCCAACAGTAGTCTTTCTTCccacaaaagaatccacacaggggagaagccatataaatgcatggagtgtggaaagagcttcagaacaAACAGTGATCTTAcatcccataaaaggatccacacaggggagaaaccatttaaatgcatggagtgtggaaagggattCAACAAGTCCAGTGAGCTTAGttcccacaaaaggatccacacaggagagaagcgatataaatgcatggagtgtggaaagaactttagTTCCAGCAGTAGTCTTTCttcccacaaaaggatccacacaggggagaagccatataaatgcacggATTGTGGAAGGGTTTTCAGACAGAGTAGTATccttacttcccataaaaggatccatacaggggagaaaccatataaatgtatggaatgtgGAAGGTGCTTTTGTGAACACAGCACTCTtatttcccataaaaggatccactcaggagagaagccatttaaatgcatcGATTGTGGAAGGGTTTTCAGACAGAGTAGTAGccttacttcccataaaaggatccatacaggggagaaaccatataaatgtatggaatgtgAAAGGTGCTTTAGTGAATATAGtcatcttatttcccataaaaggacacacacaggagagaagccatttaaatgcacAGATTGTGGACAGTGCTTCAGCCGACCCAATATGcttacttcccataaaaggatccatagAGATGTGGAGCCAATTTTTGAAACAGAGAGAGATTTGGGTGAGAATGTATGCTAA
- the LOC116502685 gene encoding zinc finger protein 708-like isoform X1, whose translation MFIVHSFFLFPGYFFKSFMVEIRDPEGMRHPSNSSLEMFCSRISQDISNQDTTRGKNSRKLAISKCGAETVVETPIQEGLVSFEEVAVYFSEEEWSQLDPDQKALHWEVMMENYRNVASLGNNRQAHKESKDSFQVVRHGDVMEKPEIQMKFQRQKRSHSNNWNKESSSSIDAHIQFLEQPRKVKKKGIGKGIRLSKQTLDVNGEYLTQAKGQDCIYKDNGKQYNWTFTLSQENVSLRSHKSIHVAEKQNKSLEHGKSFSENKTLTIHKRIHTEEKPFKCIECGKGFSKPSELSSHKRIHTGEKPFKCMECGKNFSSNSSLSSHKRIHTGEKPYKCMECGKSFRTNSDFTCHKRIHTGEKPFKCMECGKGFNKSSELSSHKRIHTGEKRYKCIECGKGFSKPSELSSHKRIHTGEKPFKCMECGKNFSSNSSLSSHKRIHTGEKPYKCMECGKSFRTNSDLTSHKRIHTGEKPFKCMECGKGFNKSSELSSHKRIHTGEKRYKCMECGKNFSSSSSLSSHKRIHTGEKPYKCTDCGRVFRQSSILTSHKRIHTGEKPYKCMECGRCFCEHSTLISHKRIHSGEKPFKCIDCGRVFRQSSSLTSHKRIHTGEKPYKCMECERCFSEYSHLISHKRTHTGEKPFKCTDCGQCFSRPNMLTSHKRIHRDVEPIFETERDLGENVC comes from the exons ATGTTTATTGTCCATTCATTCTTTTTGTTTCCTGGCTACTTTTTCAAGTCCTTCATGGTGGAGATCAGAGATCCTGAGGGAATGAGGCATCCATCCAATTCATCTCTTGAAATGTTTTGCAGTAGGATCTCTCAGGATATTTCAAATCAAGACACAACCAGAG GAAAGAATAGTAGAAAATTGGCAATTTCCAAATGTGGAGCTGAAACAGTGGTTGAAACTCCAATTCAG GAGGGCCTTGTCTCCTTCGAGGAGGTGGCTGTGTATTTCTCCGAGGAGGAGTGGTCTCAGCTGGATCCTGACCAAAAAGCTCTGCATTGGGAAGTCATGATGGAAAATTACAGGAATGTGGCCTCTCTTG GTAATAACAGGCAGGCCCATAAAGAGTCTAAGGATTCCTTCCAAGTGGTCAGACATGGAGATGTAATGGAGAAgcctgaaattcaaatgaaattcCAGAGGCAGAAGAGAAGTCATTCAAATAATTGGAATAAGGAAAGCTCATCTTCCATTGATGCTCATATACAGTTTCTTGAGCAAccaagaaaagtaaagaaaaaaggtATTGGGAAAGGTATAAGACTATCCAAACAAACATTAGATGTAAATGGAGAGTATCTGACCCAAGCCAAAGGACAAGATTGTATATACAAAGACAATGGAAAACAATACAATTGGACTTTCACACTTTCTCAAGAAAATGTGTCTCTTAGATCACATAAAAGTATCCACGTGGCAGAGAAGCAGAATAAATCCCTAGAGCATGGAAAAAGCTTCAGTGAAAACAAGACTCTTACTattcataaaaggatccacacagaggaaaaaccatttaaatgcatTGAGTGTGGAAAGGGATTCAGCAAGCCCAGTGAGCTTAGttcccacaaaaggatccacacaggggagaaaccatttaaatgcatggagtgtggaaagaactttagTTCCAACAGTAGTCTTTCTTCccacaaaagaatccacacaggggagaagccatataaatgcatggagtgtggaaagagcttcagaacaAACAGTGATTTTACatgccataaaaggatccacacaggggagaaaccatttaaatgcatggagtgtggaaaggggtTCAACAAGTCCAGTGAGCTTAGttcccacaaaaggatccacacaggagagaagcgaTATAAATGCATTGAGTGTGGAAAGGGATTCAGCAAGCCCAGTGAGCTTAGttcccacaaaaggatccacacaggggagaaaccatttaaatgcatggagtgtggaaagaactttagTTCCAACAGTAGTCTTTCTTCccacaaaagaatccacacaggggagaagccatataaatgcatggagtgtggaaagagcttcagaacaAACAGTGATCTTAcatcccataaaaggatccacacaggggagaaaccatttaaatgcatggagtgtggaaagggattCAACAAGTCCAGTGAGCTTAGttcccacaaaaggatccacacaggagagaagcgatataaatgcatggagtgtggaaagaactttagTTCCAGCAGTAGTCTTTCttcccacaaaaggatccacacaggggagaagccatataaatgcacggATTGTGGAAGGGTTTTCAGACAGAGTAGTATccttacttcccataaaaggatccatacaggggagaaaccatataaatgtatggaatgtgGAAGGTGCTTTTGTGAACACAGCACTCTtatttcccataaaaggatccactcaggagagaagccatttaaatgcatcGATTGTGGAAGGGTTTTCAGACAGAGTAGTAGccttacttcccataaaaggatccatacaggggagaaaccatataaatgtatggaatgtgAAAGGTGCTTTAGTGAATATAGtcatcttatttcccataaaaggacacacacaggagagaagccatttaaatgcacAGATTGTGGACAGTGCTTCAGCCGACCCAATATGcttacttcccataaaaggatccatagAGATGTGGAGCCAATTTTTGAAACAGAGAGAGATTTGGGTGAGAATGTATGCTAA